The following coding sequences are from one Vulpes vulpes isolate BD-2025 chromosome 12, VulVul3, whole genome shotgun sequence window:
- the JUN gene encoding transcription factor Jun, whose product MTAKMETTFYDDALNASFLQSESGAYGYSNPKILKQSMTLNLADPVGSLKPHLRAKNSDLLTSPDVGLLKLASPELERLIIQSSNGHITTTPTPTQFLCPKNVTDEQEGFAEGFVRALAELHSQNTLPSVTSAAQPVSGAGLVAPAGAAAAGGGGGGGGGGFGAGLHSEPPVYANLSNFNPGALSGGGGAPSYGAAGLAFPAQPQQQPPQQPQQPPQAPHHLPQQLPVQHPRLQALKEEPQTVPEMPGETPPLSPIDMESQERIKAERKRMRNRIAASKCRKRKLERIARLEEKVKTLKAQNSELASTANMLREQVAQLKQKVMNHVNSGCQLMLTQQLQTF is encoded by the coding sequence ATGACCGCAAAGATGGAAACGACCTTCTACGACGATGCCCTCAACGCCTCGTTCCTGCAGTCCGAGAGCGGCGCCTACGGCTACAGCAACCCCAAGATCCTGAAGCAGAGCATGACCCTGAACCTGGCCGACCCGGTGGGCAGCCTGAAGCCGCACCTGCGGGCCAAGAACTCGGACCTGCTCACCTCGCCCGACGTGGGGCTGCTCAAGCTGGCCTCGCCCGAGCTGGAGCGCCTCATCATCCAGTCCAGCAACGGGCACATCACCACCACGCCGACCCCCACGCAGTTCCTGTGCCCCAAGAACGTGACGGACGAGCAGGAGGGCTTCGCCGAGGGCTTCGTGCGCGCGCTGGCCGAGCTGCACAGCCAGAACACGCTGCCCAGCGTCACGTCGGCGGCGCAGCCGGTCAGCGGCGCGGGCCTGGTGGCCccggcgggggccgcggcggcgggcggcggcggcggcggcggcggcggcggcttcgGCGCGGGCCTGCACAGCGAGCCGCCGGTCTACGCCAACCTCAGCAACTTCAACCCGGGCGCGctgagcggcggcggcggggcgcccTCCTACGGCGCGGCCGGCCTGGCCTTTCCCGcgcagccccagcagcagccgCCGCAGCAGCCGCAGCAGCCCCCGCAGGCGCCGCACCACCTGCCGCAGCAGCTCCCCGTGCAGCACCCGCGCCTGCAGGCCCTGAAGGAGGAGCCGCAGACGGTGCCCGAGATGCCCGGGGAGACGCCGCCCCTGTCCCCCATCGACATGGAGTCGCAAGAGAGGATCAAGGCCGAGAGGAAGCGCATGAGGAACCGCATAGCTGCCTCCAAGTGCCGGAAAAGGAAGCTGGAGAGGATCGCCCGGCTGGAGGAAAAAGTGAAAACCTTGAAAGCGCAGAACTCGGAGCTGGCGTCCACGGCCAACATGCTCAGGGAACAGGTGGCACAGCTCAAACAGAAAGTCATGAACCACGTTAACAGTGGGTGCCAGCTCATGCTAACGCAGCAGTTGCAGACGTTTTGA